From a region of the Priestia filamentosa genome:
- the lysS gene encoding lysine--tRNA ligase: protein MSQEELNDQLIVRREKMKELQEQGIDPFGKRFERSHSSNELLDAYDQFSKEELAEKEEETSISFAGRIMTKRGKGKAGFAHVQDLNGQIQIYVRKDSVGEEQYELFKNADIGDIVGIEGVMFKTKVGELSIKATSFTLLSKALRPLPDKYHGLKDIEQRYRQRYLDLITNPESRQTFVTRSRIIQSMRRYLDGQGFLEVETPMMHSIAGGASARPFVTHHNALDIELYMRIAIELHLKRLIVGGLERVYEIGRVFRNEGVSTRHNPEFTMLELYEAYADYKDVMSLTENMIAHIAQEVLGTTTVQYGEDEINLAPEWTRLHMADAVKQYTGVDFWKEMTDEEAHALAKEHGVEVTEHMQFGHVLNEFFEQKVEHELVQPTFIYGHPVEISPLAKKNDEDPRFTDRFELFIVRREHANAFTELNDPIDQRERFEAQLKEREQGNDEAHEMDDDFIEALEYGMAPTGGLGIGIDRLVMLLTNSPSIRDVLLFPQMRQK from the coding sequence ATGAGTCAGGAAGAATTAAATGACCAACTGATAGTGCGTCGTGAAAAAATGAAAGAACTTCAAGAACAAGGAATTGATCCATTTGGTAAACGCTTTGAGCGTTCACATAGTTCAAATGAACTTTTAGACGCTTATGATCAATTTTCAAAAGAAGAGCTAGCAGAAAAAGAAGAAGAAACTTCAATTAGTTTTGCTGGACGTATTATGACAAAGCGTGGTAAAGGAAAAGCTGGATTTGCTCATGTTCAAGATTTGAATGGTCAAATTCAAATCTACGTGCGTAAAGATAGTGTAGGAGAAGAGCAGTATGAGCTTTTCAAAAACGCTGATATTGGGGACATTGTAGGAATTGAGGGAGTTATGTTCAAAACGAAAGTAGGAGAGCTTTCTATTAAAGCTACTTCTTTCACACTTCTTTCAAAAGCATTACGTCCGCTTCCCGATAAATATCATGGATTAAAAGATATTGAGCAACGTTATCGTCAACGTTATCTAGATTTGATTACAAATCCAGAAAGTCGTCAAACGTTTGTAACGCGCAGCCGTATTATTCAATCTATGCGTCGCTACCTTGATGGACAAGGGTTCTTAGAAGTGGAAACACCAATGATGCACTCTATCGCTGGGGGAGCATCTGCTCGTCCATTTGTGACTCATCATAATGCTCTTGATATTGAACTTTATATGCGTATTGCAATCGAATTACACCTTAAACGTCTAATTGTAGGTGGATTAGAGAGAGTATATGAAATTGGTCGTGTATTCCGTAATGAAGGAGTTTCAACACGCCATAACCCTGAATTTACAATGCTAGAGCTTTACGAAGCATATGCAGATTATAAAGATGTAATGAGCTTAACTGAGAACATGATTGCTCATATTGCTCAAGAAGTTCTTGGTACAACCACTGTTCAATATGGAGAAGATGAAATTAACCTTGCTCCAGAATGGACAAGACTTCATATGGCTGACGCTGTCAAACAATATACAGGTGTTGATTTCTGGAAAGAGATGACTGATGAAGAAGCTCATGCTCTTGCAAAGGAACACGGTGTAGAAGTAACAGAACATATGCAGTTTGGTCATGTTTTAAATGAATTCTTTGAACAAAAGGTAGAGCATGAACTTGTGCAACCAACATTCATCTATGGTCATCCTGTTGAGATTTCTCCGTTAGCGAAGAAAAATGACGAAGATCCACGTTTTACAGATCGTTTTGAGCTATTTATTGTACGTCGTGAGCATGCAAATGCCTTTACAGAGTTAAATGATCCAATCGATCAACGCGAACGTTTCGAAGCTCAGCTTAAAGAGCGTGAACAAGGAAACGATGAAGCTCACGAGATGGATGACGATTTTATTGAAGCGTTAGAGTATGGAATGGCTCCAACTGGAGGACTTGGTATTGGAATCGATCGTCTAGTTATGCTTTTAACAAATTCTCCTTCTATTCGTGACGTTCTTCTGTTCCCTCAAATGCGTCAAAAATAA
- the dusB gene encoding tRNA dihydrouridine synthase DusB: MLQIGDIKFDNPVVLAPMAGVCNAAFRLTVKEFGAGLVCAEMVSDKAILYKNARTMGMLHIDPREKPMSLQIFGGEKETLVEAAQFVDKNTTADIIDINMGCPVPKITKCDAGAKWLLDPNKIYEMVSAVVDAVDKPVTVKMRMGWDEDHIFAIENARAVERAGGKAVALHGRTRVQMYEGTANWDIIRDVKQAVSIPVIGNGDVKTPQDAKRMIDETGVDGVMIGRAALGNPWMIYRTVQYLKTGELAPEPTVREKMDICKLHLDRLIDLKGENVAVREMRKHAAWYLKSVRGNAIVRNEINQCETRESFVTLVDNFTEEVEAKQKDSQAI; this comes from the coding sequence ATGCTTCAAATTGGAGATATCAAATTTGATAATCCAGTTGTTTTAGCACCAATGGCAGGTGTTTGTAATGCAGCATTTCGCCTTACAGTAAAAGAATTTGGCGCAGGATTAGTTTGTGCTGAAATGGTGAGTGATAAGGCCATTCTTTATAAAAATGCTAGGACAATGGGAATGCTTCATATAGATCCACGTGAAAAGCCAATGAGTTTACAAATCTTTGGTGGGGAAAAAGAAACACTTGTAGAAGCTGCTCAGTTTGTAGATAAAAATACAACAGCAGACATCATTGACATTAACATGGGATGCCCAGTACCTAAAATCACTAAATGTGATGCAGGGGCAAAGTGGCTTCTAGACCCAAATAAAATTTATGAAATGGTTTCAGCAGTCGTAGATGCTGTAGATAAACCTGTTACTGTAAAAATGCGTATGGGTTGGGATGAAGACCATATCTTTGCAATTGAAAATGCAAGAGCAGTAGAACGTGCAGGTGGAAAAGCAGTTGCTCTTCATGGACGTACACGTGTACAAATGTATGAAGGAACAGCAAATTGGGACATCATTCGTGATGTAAAACAAGCAGTCTCTATTCCTGTTATCGGAAACGGAGATGTAAAAACACCGCAAGATGCAAAAAGAATGATTGATGAAACAGGGGTTGACGGTGTAATGATTGGTCGTGCAGCTCTTGGTAACCCATGGATGATTTATCGCACTGTTCAATATCTAAAAACAGGTGAATTAGCTCCAGAACCAACAGTAAGAGAGAAAATGGATATCTGTAAGCTCCACCTTGATCGTTTAATCGACCTAAAAGGTGAAAATGTAGCTGTGCGTGAAATGCGTAAACATGCTGCCTGGTACTTAAAAAGTGTTCGAGGAAATGCAATAGTGAGAAATGAGATTAATCAATGTGAAACAAGAGAGAGTTTTGTAACACTAGTAGATAATTTTACAGAAGAAGTAGAAGCAAAACAAAAAGACTCTCAGGCTATTTGA
- the folP gene encoding dihydropteroate synthase → MTVNTLPRKGVIDAHPFQLDYRNKTLIMGILNVTPDSFSDGGKYNHLDRAVEHAQLMVDQGADIIDLGGESTRPGHEPVSLEEELHRVVPAVEVISENVEIPISVDTYKAEVARQALEAGAHIINDIWGAKADPKMAEVAASYNVPIVIMHNRENRNYTNLMADVIADLYESIKIVKAAGVKDEKIILDPGIGFAKGLEENIIVMRNLDQFQSLGYPVLLGTSRKGMIGKVLNLENPADRMEGTAATVGLGISKGTDIVRVHDVLEIARFSKMMDVLVGKGDIPRG, encoded by the coding sequence ATGACTGTAAATACGCTACCTAGAAAAGGCGTCATTGATGCACACCCTTTTCAACTAGATTATCGTAATAAGACGCTCATTATGGGCATTTTGAATGTAACGCCTGATTCTTTCTCAGATGGTGGAAAGTATAATCATCTTGATCGTGCTGTTGAACATGCGCAGCTTATGGTAGATCAGGGAGCAGATATTATCGACCTTGGTGGGGAATCAACAAGACCAGGTCATGAACCAGTGAGCTTAGAAGAAGAGCTTCACCGTGTAGTTCCTGCTGTTGAAGTTATTAGTGAAAATGTGGAAATTCCAATATCAGTTGATACGTACAAAGCAGAAGTTGCTCGTCAAGCCTTGGAAGCTGGGGCCCATATTATTAATGATATTTGGGGGGCAAAAGCAGATCCTAAAATGGCGGAAGTTGCAGCTTCATACAATGTGCCTATTGTAATTATGCACAATAGAGAAAATCGTAATTATACAAACTTGATGGCGGATGTTATTGCAGACCTTTATGAGAGTATCAAAATCGTAAAGGCAGCAGGTGTAAAGGATGAGAAAATCATTCTAGATCCTGGAATCGGATTTGCTAAAGGATTAGAAGAAAATATTATCGTTATGAGAAACTTAGATCAATTCCAATCGCTTGGTTATCCTGTATTACTCGGAACATCTCGCAAAGGAATGATCGGAAAAGTACTCAATCTAGAAAACCCTGCAGATCGCATGGAAGGTACCGCTGCAACAGTGGGCCTAGGAATTTCAAAAGGCACAGATATTGTACGTGTGCATGATGTATTAGAAATTGCACGTTTTTCTAAAATGATGGATGTGCTTGTTGGTAAAGGAGATATTCCGCGTGGATAA
- the folB gene encoding dihydroneopterin aldolase, whose translation MDKIFLNKMQFYGYHGVFSEENKLGQPFEVDLTVEQDLRKAGQSDDLEATVNYAELFNLCKDVMENRVFKLVETVAETIASEVFEKFSSVEACTVKIYKKSPPINGHYDSVGVEIQRSRS comes from the coding sequence GTGGATAAGATCTTTTTAAATAAAATGCAATTTTATGGTTACCATGGAGTTTTTTCAGAAGAGAACAAGCTTGGACAGCCTTTTGAAGTGGACTTAACAGTAGAGCAAGATTTAAGAAAAGCTGGACAAAGTGATGATCTTGAGGCAACTGTCAATTATGCAGAGCTTTTTAATCTTTGCAAAGACGTTATGGAGAACAGGGTTTTTAAGCTTGTCGAGACAGTAGCTGAAACAATTGCCTCTGAAGTCTTTGAAAAATTCTCTTCAGTTGAGGCATGTACAGTTAAAATATATAAGAAAAGCCCACCAATTAATGGACACTATGACTCAGTTGGAGTTGAGATTCAAAGGAGTCGTTCATGA
- the pabC gene encoding aminodeoxychorismate lyase: MYIFLNNKLVQKQEAMISPYDHGFLYGLGVFETLRLYGGHPFLLDDHLERLENGLKELNIKWKYSKKDVLSWFKDLSHKNNLQNAYIRLNISAGVGDLGLSTDMYEEPTIIAYMKDLPKNPLLVKEGVILETRRNTPEGNYRLKSHHYLNNVLAKRELSSVKQEGIFLTKEGDVAEGIVSNLFFVKNGSVYTPSLKTGILGGVTRQFVMELLASLSIPIHEGFFSLEDLLQSDEVFMTNSIQEIFSISNIGDRRYQYGENSLASVLRSHYKHMTQTSWSYKDIGRK; the protein is encoded by the coding sequence ATGTATATTTTTTTAAATAATAAATTGGTTCAGAAACAAGAAGCTATGATTTCTCCTTATGATCATGGCTTCTTGTATGGTTTAGGGGTGTTTGAGACACTCCGACTTTATGGTGGACATCCTTTTCTCCTTGATGATCATTTAGAACGTCTAGAAAATGGTTTGAAGGAACTAAATATAAAATGGAAATACTCAAAGAAAGATGTTCTTTCTTGGTTTAAAGATCTCTCACATAAAAATAATCTACAGAATGCTTACATTCGTTTAAATATATCAGCAGGAGTTGGTGATCTTGGTCTTTCAACAGACATGTATGAAGAACCAACGATCATCGCCTATATGAAGGACCTACCAAAGAATCCTCTTCTTGTAAAAGAGGGGGTTATCTTAGAAACAAGGCGTAATACTCCTGAAGGAAACTATCGTTTGAAGTCTCATCATTATTTGAATAACGTACTTGCTAAACGAGAGCTTAGCAGTGTAAAGCAAGAAGGAATCTTTCTAACGAAAGAAGGAGATGTAGCAGAAGGGATTGTTTCTAATCTGTTCTTTGTGAAAAATGGATCTGTGTATACGCCATCTCTTAAAACAGGGATTTTAGGCGGTGTAACAAGACAGTTTGTTATGGAGCTTTTAGCATCGCTATCTATTCCTATCCATGAAGGGTTCTTTTCGTTAGAGGACTTGCTTCAGAGTGATGAAGTCTTTATGACGAATTCCATTCAAGAGATTTTTTCAATTTCTAATATTGGAGATAGAAGATACCAATATGGAGAAAATTCGTTAGCTAGTGTTCTGCGGAGCCATTATAAGCATATGACACAGACAAGTTGGAGTTATAAGGATATAGGGAGGAAGTAA
- the folK gene encoding 2-amino-4-hydroxy-6-hydroxymethyldihydropteridine diphosphokinase, with protein MKNIAYIGMGSNMEDRFNYLKQGILLLRKEKNITLTNLSSIYETAPVGYTEQSAFLNMVVEVETTYNPQELLSCLQNIEAACHRERIIRWGPRTLDLDILLYNNEDIKEENLSVPHPRILERAFVLAPLVEIAPSTCILGDNHFLSSLTSKLSVEQGIERWKLRDEKDIFSLLETN; from the coding sequence ATGAAGAATATAGCATATATTGGAATGGGTTCTAATATGGAAGACAGATTTAATTATTTAAAGCAAGGTATTCTCTTGCTGCGTAAAGAGAAAAATATTACACTAACAAATCTTTCTTCCATTTATGAAACAGCTCCTGTTGGGTATACGGAGCAGTCTGCTTTTTTAAATATGGTTGTAGAAGTTGAAACAACGTATAATCCTCAAGAGCTGTTATCTTGTTTGCAAAACATTGAGGCAGCTTGTCATAGAGAACGGATTATTCGGTGGGGACCACGAACCCTAGACCTTGACATTTTGCTTTATAATAATGAAGATATAAAAGAGGAGAATTTATCTGTTCCACATCCACGGATTCTTGAACGGGCTTTTGTGCTTGCTCCCCTTGTGGAAATCGCTCCTTCAACTTGCATTTTAGGCGATAACCATTTTCTATCTTCTCTCACTTCTAAACTTTCAGTAGAGCAAGGCATTGAAAGATGGAAATTGAGAGATGAGAAAGATATCTTTTCTCTTTTAGAAACAAATTAA